The DNA window AGAAGAATAAGAATAACCGGGCTGCATCCTCCCCTTTTTCTCGGCGATCACCGATACTCCAACGCTAACCCCGCTTTCCCGGTAGCTCACCGATATCCCCTCTGAATTCTCGATGTAGATCGTCCCCTCCGCTTCTCCATAACTCGCTCCAGAAGAACGCTTTACCAAGGGATCGATTGAAGTCGCTATCTTCTCGAGCTTTTTAAGGAGGGCTATCTTCGATTCGAGGGAGATCCCCTTAAGAGAGGAATCGTATATATTGACCTTGGGTATGCTACCGCTTTCTCTCGGAAGGATGTTGTACTTATCCACACTCGATTTCCTGGCTAAGGCAACCGCTTTATCCACCAGAAGCCCAAGCGCCTCCTCGCTGAAATCGGAGCTATCGACGAACGCCATCCTACCATCTATGATCACCCGGAGACCTACACCCTTAGCCCGCGCCTCCTTTACCGCCTCGACCTCACCTTCCCTCACCTCTATCTCGAGCTCCCGCCCCTCCTCAAGGTAAGCCTCGGCGGCGGTAGCTCCCTTCTTTAAGCACCTATTTACTAAACTCTTGGCTAAGATCTTATAGTCCATAGCAAAACCCCTCCTAAGACTTAGGAAGAAGGAGACTACCTCCTGCTTCCGCCAACCTTTATGCTCTTCGCCACTCGAACGGTAGGCTGACCTACGGTGACCTCCACCCATTGACCTCCTTTACCACAGTTGCCCGGGGCAAAGGCGAGATCGTTTCCCACCATATCCACATTGGAAAGGACATCAAAACCACGTCCGATCAAGGTAGCACCACGAACAGGATAGGCGATCTTCCCGTTCTCGATGATATAGGCTTCACGGACATCGAAGTTGAACTGACCGGTAGCAGGGTTCACTGAACCACCGGAAAGCGCTCTGACAAAAAGCCCCTTCTTGGTTGCCTTTATTATCTCCTCTGGATGATGCTTCCCATTGGCAAGGAAGGTATTCCGCATCCGAGGAATGGGATAGTAACGGAAGGACTGCCTTCTTCCACTCCCGGTGGGCTTCATCTTGAGCATCTTGGCTGAGATGAGATCGTGCATATAACCCCTCAACACGCCGTTCTCGATCAGGACCGTCCTCTCACCGGGTGTCCCCTCATCATCGAAATCGGTGGTACCCCGGTAGTTGGGAAGAGTGCCATCATCTATAAGGGTAACCAAGGAAGAGGCAACCTTCTTCCCTATCTTGCCAGCATATATAGAGGTATTACGATAAATACCGTCTCCTTCAAGTCCATGTCCCACTGCCTCGTGAACGAGAACACCACCCCAGCCGTTGGCCATCACCACCGGCATCTCACCAGCCGGCGCTTCTCGCGCCTCGAGCATCGCGATCGCCTCACGCGCTGCCTCCTTCGCCACCTCCTCCACTTTGTACTTATTGAAGAACTCAAACCCTGAGTGTTCGCTCACCCTCTTTCTTCCCATATGTCTCTTGCCATCCTTGAAGGAGAGAGCCTGAACCACGAACCAGATCAAGGGAAGCTTGTTCCTCACCAGGAGCCCCCTCGAGTTGGCTATCGTCCGCTCTCTTACCTCATCGTAGTAGTCGATATAGACCTGGATTATCCTTGAATCATAGGCGCGAGCCGCCTTATCCGCCTTCGCCACCAGCTCAAACTTTCTATCATCGACCACCGACTCCAGAGGGACCTTTACCGTGATGTAGGAGGGAAGCTTTTTCTCCACCAGAGATGCCACCTCAACCCCAGAACCTCCACCCCTGGCGATATAGGAAGCTATCTTCGCCGCCTCCTTCAATTTTTCAAAGGAGAGATCGTCAGAATAGGCATAGCCCACCTTGTTCCCTGAAACAACCCGGATGCCTGCCCCCTGAGAGATCCCGAAATTGGCGCTTTTAACCTTCCCCTCCTCAAAGCGGATGCTGGTATTCCTCCGATTCTCGAGATAGAGCTCAGCAAAATCTCCTCCATTTGCCAACGCTACCGAGAGAAGCCTCTTCATCTCCGCTTCATCAAGCGCTCGTATCGTTCCTTCCTCTAAAGTTTTCTCCCCTGGAAAGGTGAAAAGGCGAGAGGCGATGGTGGGTGTAGCAATAAGCACCACTCCACCCTTCATCCCGTAAGAGATAAAATCCCTTCGGGTAAGCGGTTTCTCAAACAAACTATCCTTCCCCATCGCTAACTCCTTATGATTTTGAACTCACCACAAAACGAAGAAACCAGTTAACAATAAAATATACGAGAGTGTCTGTAAGTTCAAGTCCTTTCTCTGTTTCTTGACAATGGATGTAAGTTTAAGGTATAATCAAAGCTGTGAGGTGAAAAAGGTGAAGAGGAAGAGTATTGCTTTTTTAGCCTTTTTCCTACTCCTCCTTTCTATTATAGCGGAGGGAGCAGTCTCAAAAACCGGTTCCTTGGGGGGGATAGTGCTCACCCCCGATGGTAAGAAGGGGGCAAAGGGGGTGGTGGTTAAGGTGCTCGATCCGGAAAGGGGAACGCTGATCGCCGGAGCGAAGACAGACGCTTACGGTATCTATCGCATCGGTGAGATCCCTGAAGGAAGCTATGTGATCGGGGTCGAAACCAAAGAGGGGGTATTTATTGGGAGATCGCTTATCACCATTGAACCAGGGAAGGTCTCTATGATCCCCCTTAGGCTGGTAAGGGGAAAGGGTGGTTCGATCATAAGCGGTACTATCTACCGCGAGGATGGAAGGACACCTCTTTCCTCCATAGGGATCAGGGTGATAGATGCTACTACCAAAACATTGGTGGCAAAAGCCATCTCGGGGACAAAAGGGAAGTTTCTAATAGCTGGCATTCCCGGAGGAATTTATGTCCTCGTGTTTGAAAGAAGAGGAGGGGAATATATTCTTGAGAGTGAGGTACTTAAGGTCAGGCACAACTCCAGGCTCAAGCTTACCATCCGCCTAAGGGTAACCCCTCCCAAAGCAGAAGAGATAGTTAAGAGAAGGGGGCTGGTATCACTTCTCACCCAGCCTGAAGGGCTTGCTGAGATAATATCCCAAAAGGAAGGAGGTTTCTTCGCCTTCATCGAAAGCCCGAAGGGAGCGGCACTAATCATTAGTTCTGCTCTTATCCCTCCAACCGTCCTTCTCAAGAAGGAGAAAAAAGCAAGCCCTGATAAACCATAATTTGGTAGAGTTAGGAGATGAAACTTACCTCGAGCAGGTGGAAAGCGACATTTGCGGGGTTGATGATCATCCTCCTGTTGGGAGGTCTAAGCTCCTTAGCCTCGACGAAAAAGAAAAAAGAGAAAAAACCTCCCTCTAAGCTTAAGCTGGGACCGGTTTACATAAACCCCTTCTTCGAGATAACTAAACTCGGCTATGACGGGAACATATATCTTTCTCGGACCACGATAACGAGTGACTTCAGGGCAACCCCTGCCTTTGGCGCCACTTTCTATCTTCGGTTGGGGACAGGAGGGGAAGCCTCCTTTACCGCTCGCGGGGATTATCAGTGGTTCCACCGCCTATCCTCCCTGAATTATCTGAACCGTACTTTCTCGGCGAATTTCTTCCAACCGTTTACCCATTTCTCTTTGTACCTCAGCAACACCTACCAGAATCTACGGGATCAGATCGGTTGGGAGATAAATGTCCTTACCAAACATACGGTGAACCAAGCCGAGGTTGGGGTCAACCTTCGTGAGGAGAAAAAGACCTCTTTCGGGATAAAGCTCTGGGATAAGAAGATCAAATACGACTCTCAGGTGATGATAGACGAAATCCCTTTAGCCAATATGCTTGACCGGGAGGAATACGGTGGCAGCTTTACCATATATCGGAGGGTCCTCCCCAAAACCAAGATCTTTTCGAAACTGAGGGTGAACCGATATCAATTTAAACATCCGGAAAGCCCCTTGGATAGCAAAAGCTATCAGGTGTTGTTTGGAGTAAATTTCGATAAAACCGCCCTGATCGGGGGCACTGCCGAGATTGGATACGAAATCCTATCCTTTTTCTCGGCTGAGGTGCCGGATTTCCGGGGAACTATCGGCTCCTCCTCCCTAAGCTACCACCTGGGCGATGCCCTCGCCTTTAGCGTAAACTATGCAAGAAGACTTTCTTATTCTTATCTCTTTAACTATTATCTCCTCCGGGAATACGGAGGAGGCATCCTCTATTATCCTCTCCCTTGGCTGGGGATAGATCTCAGGGGAAACCATATAACCCTAAGCTACCAGACCGACGGGGCATCCGGTTATAGGGAGAGGAGAAACAATGTCCGTTGGTATTCCTTGGGGACAAAACTTCGCTTCAGCGAGACCGGCACTGTTGAGTTCGGGCTCGGCTATCAATATCGCCTCTGGTACGACGGTT is part of the Acidobacteriota bacterium genome and encodes:
- a CDS encoding carboxypeptidase regulatory-like domain-containing protein — protein: MKRKSIAFLAFFLLLLSIIAEGAVSKTGSLGGIVLTPDGKKGAKGVVVKVLDPERGTLIAGAKTDAYGIYRIGEIPEGSYVIGVETKEGVFIGRSLITIEPGKVSMIPLRLVRGKGGSIISGTIYREDGRTPLSSIGIRVIDATTKTLVAKAISGTKGKFLIAGIPGGIYVLVFERRGGEYILESEVLKVRHNSRLKLTIRLRVTPPKAEEIVKRRGLVSLLTQPEGLAEIISQKEGGFFAFIESPKGAALIISSALIPPTVLLKKEKKASPDKP
- a CDS encoding TldD/PmbA family protein — protein: MGKDSLFEKPLTRRDFISYGMKGGVVLIATPTIASRLFTFPGEKTLEEGTIRALDEAEMKRLLSVALANGGDFAELYLENRRNTSIRFEEGKVKSANFGISQGAGIRVVSGNKVGYAYSDDLSFEKLKEAAKIASYIARGGGSGVEVASLVEKKLPSYITVKVPLESVVDDRKFELVAKADKAARAYDSRIIQVYIDYYDEVRERTIANSRGLLVRNKLPLIWFVVQALSFKDGKRHMGRKRVSEHSGFEFFNKYKVEEVAKEAAREAIAMLEAREAPAGEMPVVMANGWGGVLVHEAVGHGLEGDGIYRNTSIYAGKIGKKVASSLVTLIDDGTLPNYRGTTDFDDEGTPGERTVLIENGVLRGYMHDLISAKMLKMKPTGSGRRQSFRYYPIPRMRNTFLANGKHHPEEIIKATKKGLFVRALSGGSVNPATGQFNFDVREAYIIENGKIAYPVRGATLIGRGFDVLSNVDMVGNDLAFAPGNCGKGGQWVEVTVGQPTVRVAKSIKVGGSRR
- a CDS encoding outer membrane beta-barrel protein, coding for MKLTSSRWKATFAGLMIILLLGGLSSLASTKKKKEKKPPSKLKLGPVYINPFFEITKLGYDGNIYLSRTTITSDFRATPAFGATFYLRLGTGGEASFTARGDYQWFHRLSSLNYLNRTFSANFFQPFTHFSLYLSNTYQNLRDQIGWEINVLTKHTVNQAEVGVNLREEKKTSFGIKLWDKKIKYDSQVMIDEIPLANMLDREEYGGSFTIYRRVLPKTKIFSKLRVNRYQFKHPESPLDSKSYQVLFGVNFDKTALIGGTAEIGYEILSFFSAEVPDFRGTIGSSSLSYHLGDALAFSVNYARRLSYSYLFNYYLLREYGGGILYYPLPWLGIDLRGNHITLSYQTDGASGYRERRNNVRWYSLGTKLRFSETGTVEFGLGYQYRLWYDGYRFSGYYLFNTLSFKF